The Streptomyces collinus DNA segment CCCGTGGGGACGCCCGTCATCTCGCCGCTGCGTGAGCCGATCGCCTCGATCTCGTCGAGCGCGCCCTCCATGATGTCGCCGAGCGGCAGGTAGTCCTCGCTGGTGCGCTGCTCGGTGACCGCGTAGACCTCCGCCTGGGCGCGGTTGACGATCTCGTCGACGTCGTCGTCGGCCGCGTATCCCATCTGTGTGATGCGGGTACCCGCCTCGACCAGTCGGCGCAGGACGGCCCGCTCGTGGACGATCTCCGCGTAGTACGCCGCGTTGGCCGCCGTGGGGACCGTCTGGACGAGGGTGTGCAGATACGAGGCCCCGCCGACCTTGTTGATCTCGCCGCGTTTGGTGAGCTCGGCCGCGATCGTGATGGGGTCCGCCGGCTCGCCCTTGGCATAGACGTCGAGGACAGCCTGGTAGATCGTCTCGTGGGCCGGCTTGTAGAAGTCGTGGCCCTTGAGGATCTCGACGACGTCGGCGATGGCGTCCTTGGACAGGAGCATGCCGCCGAGGACGGACTGCTCGGCGTCGATGTCCTGCGGCGGTACCCGCTCGAACGACGGGGCCGATCCGCCGTCCCACCCACCGTTGTCCCTGCCGCGCTCGTGCTGTTCGTCGCGGCCGCGGGCTCCGTCACCACGTCGGCGGGAGGCGGGCAGACGATCACTGGGACCGCTGTCGGCCCACGGATCGTCCAAGGGCTCGGAAATGCTCACCGAGCCACCTCCTCCCGTCCGCCGAAGCAGACCTAGCCGTGCCCCTCTGTTCTACGGCACGGCACTGACAAATAAGAGGCCCAACTCCGGTTGGCACGCGCCGGTTTTGTGGCGTTTTGAAAACCGGCGGACGGAGCGGGCGCCGGACCACCGTAGGCCTGTCGGCACCGTCAGCCAATCTGGTTATCCACAGGCCATGTGGACGACGGCCCAGATGCTGTGGAGAACTCCGCGAAACCTGTGCACGACCCGGTGGACAGGCCTGTGAACAAGCAGCGACCCTCACGAGGTGAACCACCCTGACCTGCACCTTTGTCGTCCACCGGCTGTGCAGAAGAAAAACTTTCGCAACAGGCCCAAGATCGCCTCGAACAGTGCACAGCCGTGCGCACCCCAGGACAGAAAGTAAGGGTCGCAAAAGCTTTGCATCTCTTACCTGTGGACGATTAGATTGATGCACATGACACAGGCCCCCGCGCGCCGTCGAACCGGCCGGAGACAGCACGACCGAGAGATCGTCGCGCTGGCCGTGCCCGCCTTCGGCGCCCTCGTCGCCGAGCCCCTCTTCCTCATCGCCGACACCGCCATCGTGGGCCACCTGGGCACCGCCCAACTCGCCGGTCTCGGCGTCGCCTCGGCTCTGCTGATGACTGCCGTGAGCGTCTTCGTCTTCCTCGCCTACGCCACGACGGCCGCGGTTGCCCGTCGCGTCGGAGCGGGAGACCTCCAGGCCGCCATCCGCCAAGGCATGGACGGTATCTGGCTGGCACTGCTCCTCGGCGCTGCCGTCGTCGCCGTCGCTCTGCCGACAGCACCCCATCTCGTGGACCTCTTCGGTGCCTCGGACGCGGCAGCCCCCTACGCGATCACCTATCTGCGCATCTCCGTGCTCGGCATACCGGCCATGCTCGTGGTCCTCGCCGCGACGGGTGTCCTGCGCGGTCTGCAGGACACCAGGACTCCGCTCTACGTCGCCATCGCCGGCTTCGTCGCCAACGCCGCCCTCAACGCCGGGCTCGTCTACGGCGCCGATCTGGGGATAGCCGGTTCCGCGTGGGGCACCGTCATCGCCCAGTGCGGCATGGCTGCGGTCTATCTCGTGGTGGTTCTGCGAGGAGCACGCAAGCATGGCGCTTCGCTACGCCCGGATGCCGCCGGGATCAGGGCCTCCGCCCAAGCCGGTGTGCCCCTGCTGGTGCGCACCCTCTCCCTGCGGGCGATCCTGCTGATCGCCACGGCGGTCGCCGCCCGTCTAGGTGATGCCGACATCGCCGCCCACCAGATCATCCTCTCCCTGTGGAGCCTGCTGGCCTTCGCCCTCGACGCCATCGCCATCGCGGGGCAGGCCATCATCGGTCGCTACCTCGGAGCCGGTGACGCCCAAGGCGCCCGGGACGCCTGCCGCCGCATGGTCGAGTGGGGTATCGCCGTCGGGGTCGTTCTCGGCATTCTGGTGGTCATCACCCGACCGGCGTTCTTGCCCCTGTTCACCAGCGACCCGGCAGTCCAGGATGTGGCGCTGCCCGCCCTGATCATCGTCGCTCTCTCCCAGCCCATCTCCGGCATCGTCTTCGTCCTGGACGGGGTCCTGATGGGTGCCGGAGACGGCCCTTACCTGGCCTGGGCGATGCTGATCACTCTGGCGGTCTTCACGCCGGTCGCTCTGCTGGTACCGGTACTGGGCGGCGGTCTCACCGCTCTCTGGGCCACGATGACGCTGATGATGACTGTGCGAATGCTGACCCTGTGGCTTCGCACTCGCTCGGGCCGCTGGATCGTGACGGGCGCGACCCGCTGACCGTTTCACGTGAAACGCTGCCTGTTTCACGTGAACACGGTGTGCTCCACAGAACGCGGTGTTTCACGTGAAACAGGCGGACGCCGGGGCGGAAGGCACCTGCCCAAGAAGCGGGAGGCACCTGCCCAACAAAACGAATGGGGCCACACCCCGTAGGGTGCGGCCCCATCGCTTACTGCTTCAGCACGCGCGGCACTCAGGCCGCGACGACCTCGATGTTCACCTTCGCGGCGACCTCGGGGTGCAGACGCACGGACGTCTCGTGAGCGCCCAGCGTCTTGATCGGCGAGCCGAGCTCGATGCGGCGCTTGTCGACCTCGGGGCCACCGGAAGCCTTGATCGCGGAAGCGATGTCGGCCGGGGTGACGGAACCGAAGAGACGACCGGCGTCGCCGGAGCGAACGGCCAGACGGACCTTGACGCCCTCGAGCTGGGCCTTCACAGCGTTGGCCTGCTCGATGGTCTGGATCTCGTGGATCTTGCGAGCACGACGGATCTGCTCGACGTCCTTCTCGCCACCCTTGGTCCAGCGGATAGCGAACTTCCGCGGGATCAGGTAGTTGCGAGCGTAACCGTCCTTGACGTCGACGACGTCGCCCGCGGCACCGAGGCCGGAGACCTCGTGGGTGAGGATGATCTTCATGAGTCGGTCACCCTTCCCTTATCGCGCGGTGGAGGTGTAGGGCAGCAGCGCCATCTCACGGCTGTTCTTCACGGCCGTGGCGACGTCACGCTGGTGCTGCGTGCAGTTGCCGGTCACGCGGCGGGCACGGATCTTGCCGCGGTCGGAAATGAACTTCCGCAGCATGTTCGTGTCCTTGTAGTCCACGTACGTGACCTTGTCCTTGCAGAATGCGCAGACCTTCTTCTTCGGCTTGCGCACAGGCGGCTTAGCCATGGTGTTTCTCCTGTGTGATCAAGAAGTGTGAGTGCGAGCCCGCCCCTAGAAGGGGGGCTCGTCCGAGTAGCCGCCGCCACCGCCGCCGCCGGAGTTTCCACCCCAGCCGCCGCCACCGCCCTGGTTGCCACCGGCGGGAGCGCCGGTCGCCCACGGGTCGTCAGCGGGAGCGCCGCCGCCCTGCTGGCCACCGCCGGGGCCGCCGCCCCAGCCGCCGCCGCCCTGGGCGCCACCGCTACCGCCGCCGTAACCCCCCTGGCCGCCCTGGCCACCGCGGCCGGTGGTCTTGGTGACCTTGGCCGTGGCGTTGCGCAGGCTGGCGCCGACTTCCTCGACGTCCAGCTCGTAGACCGTGCGCTTGACACCCTCACGGTCCTCGTAGGACCGCTGCTTCAGCCGGCCCTGCACGATGACGCGCATGCCTCGCTGGAGCGACTCAGCGACGTTCTCCGCCGCCTGACGCCAGACCGAGCAGGTCAGGAACAGGCTCTCGCCGTCCTTCCACTCGTTCGTCTGACGGTCGAAGGTGCGGGGGGTGGACGCGACACGGAACTTCGCGACCGCCGCACCGGAGGGGGTGAAGCGCAGCTCGGGGTCATCGACAAGATTGCCGACGACCGTGATGACGGTCTCGCCTGCCATGGGGGAACCTCTCGGCGGGTTTGCTCTGGCTGCTTGCTACTCGAATCCCGGGATCAGCTGAGCCGGGTGGCTCAGTGGGTCTCGGGGCGGAGGACCTTGGTCCGGAGGACCGACTCGTTCAGGTTCATCTGGCGGTCGAGCTCCTTGACGACCGCAGGCTCGGCCTGCAGGTCGATGACCGAGTAGATGCCCTCGGGCTTCTTCTTGATCTCGTACGCGAGACGACGACGGCCCCAGGTGTCGACCTTCTCGACCTTTCCGCCGCCGTCACGGACGACAGAGAGGAAGTTCTCGATCAACGGAGAGACAGCGCGCTCCTCGACCTCGGGGTCGAGGATGACCATCACCTCGTAGTGACGCATGTGGAACCCACCTCCTTTGGACTCAGCGGCCACGGTCGTTCCGTGGCAGGAGGGTTGTGATGCGTAGGCAACGGTATCGGCCACCACTGACAGTCAGGGGTTCTGGCGAGAAGCCCCTGCCGTGACATGGGCAGACACCGGTGCGGACGGTACAGAGTACCCGCACAGCGGCTTGCGGTTGAAATCCGGCCGCCGGGGCAGCCAATCTGTACACATCGGGTGTGTATGGCGCTACGATGCGCCGCCTTTCGCAGGAGGTGCCCTATGGCACAGGCATTGCGACCCAACACCGCCGGCGGTCTCTTCGCCACGGACGGCAAACCCCATCCCCTCCAGGACACCCTGCTCGCGGTGACCCTGGTCCTGGGCCTCTTGTCGTTCCTCACGGCGATCATCGACGAAGACCTGCATGTGCTCAGCTCCTGGGCCGGCCTGGTGGGCATCCTCACGGGTGCGTACGGCCAGTGGATCTCGGAGACGACCCGGGAACGCTTCGGCCTGATCCTGGGCCTGGGCGCATCGGGGGTCGGGTTCTTCCTGGGCATGGCGCACGGCGGCCTCATCGGCTGACGCCAGGACACCCCCTCATCTGAACACCGGATCACGCCCCGGCCGGCCTCGGCCGGGGCGAAGGTCCCGTACGCCCAACCGGCGCGCTTCCAAGGCGCAGTAGGCTTCGCGCGAGAGCCGGAGCCCCTGTACCCATGGGGACACACCAGCCCGAGGAGCGCCCCGAAATGAGCCTGACCCTGAGGACCATCAGTCGCGAGCAGCATCTGGCCTACATCCAGAGCCTGCCGTCGGCGAGCCACATGCAGGTCCCGGCCTGGGCTGACGTCAAGGCGGAGTGGCGCTCCGAGAACCTCGGCTGGTTCGACGACCGCACCGGCGAGATGGTCGGTGCCGGCCTGGTCCTCTACCGGCAGCTTCCCAAGATCAAGCGCTACCTCGCCTACCTGCCCGAGGGCCCGGTCATCAACTGGTTCGCGCCGAATCTGCAGGAATGGCTCGAACCGATGCTGGCGCATCTGAAGCAGCAGGGCGCCTTCTCCGTGAAGATGGGCCCGCCGGTGATCATCCGGCGCTGGGAAGCCCCCTCCATCAAGCAGGGCATCCAGAACCCGGACGTCAAGCGCCTGCGTGACATCGAGGCCGACCACATCGAGCCGCGCGCCTTCGAGGTGGCCGACAAGCTGCGCCGCATGGGCTGGCAGCAGGGCGAGGACGGCGGCGCCGGCTTCGGGGACGTCCAGCCCCGCTACGTGTACCAGGTGCCGCTGGCGAACCGCTCTCTGGAAGAGGTCCACAAGAACTTCAACCAGCTGTGGCGCCGCAACATCAAGAAGGCCGAGAAGGCCGGCGTCGAGGTCGTCCAGGGCGGCTACCAGGACCTTGAGGAATGGCAGCGGCTGTACGAGATCACGGCCATCCGCGACCACTTCCGGCCGCGCCCGCTGTCGTACTTCCAGCGCATGTGGACGGCCCTCAACACCGAGGACCCCAACCGCATGCGGCTGTACTTCGCCCGGCACAACGGCGTGAACCTGTCGGCCGCGACGATGCTGATCGTCGGCGGGCACGTCTGGTACTCCTACGGCGCCTCCGACAACATCGGCCGAGAGGTCCGGCCCTCGAACGCGATGCAGTGGCGGATGCTGCGCGACGCCTACGCGCTCGGCGCCACCGTCTACGACCTGCGCGGCATCTCCGACTCGCTGGACGAGACCGACCACCTCTTCGGCCTGATCCAGTTCAAGGTGGGTACCGGCGGCCAGGCGGCCGAATACCTCGGCGAGTGGGACTTCCCCCTGAACAAGCTGCTGCACAAGGCGCTCGACATCTACATGTCGCGCCGCTGATGTCCCGTTCAGTGCTTCTATACCCCTGATACACGGCAACCGCCGATACACGGCACCGCGAGAAAGGTTCCAGGTCCGGCCATGGCGCTCACGCTCTACGTCGACACCGCGCGCTGGCGTGCGCACCACAAGCACGTGCAGGAGCAGTTCCCGGGCCTCGTGCCG contains these protein-coding regions:
- a CDS encoding MATE family efflux transporter; translated protein: MTQAPARRRTGRRQHDREIVALAVPAFGALVAEPLFLIADTAIVGHLGTAQLAGLGVASALLMTAVSVFVFLAYATTAAVARRVGAGDLQAAIRQGMDGIWLALLLGAAVVAVALPTAPHLVDLFGASDAAAPYAITYLRISVLGIPAMLVVLAATGVLRGLQDTRTPLYVAIAGFVANAALNAGLVYGADLGIAGSAWGTVIAQCGMAAVYLVVVLRGARKHGASLRPDAAGIRASAQAGVPLLVRTLSLRAILLIATAVAARLGDADIAAHQIILSLWSLLAFALDAIAIAGQAIIGRYLGAGDAQGARDACRRMVEWGIAVGVVLGILVVITRPAFLPLFTSDPAVQDVALPALIIVALSQPISGIVFVLDGVLMGAGDGPYLAWAMLITLAVFTPVALLVPVLGGGLTALWATMTLMMTVRMLTLWLRTRSGRWIVTGATR
- the rplI gene encoding 50S ribosomal protein L9 — translated: MKIILTHEVSGLGAAGDVVDVKDGYARNYLIPRKFAIRWTKGGEKDVEQIRRARKIHEIQTIEQANAVKAQLEGVKVRLAVRSGDAGRLFGSVTPADIASAIKASGGPEVDKRRIELGSPIKTLGAHETSVRLHPEVAAKVNIEVVAA
- the rpsR gene encoding 30S ribosomal protein S18, with translation MAKPPVRKPKKKVCAFCKDKVTYVDYKDTNMLRKFISDRGKIRARRVTGNCTQHQRDVATAVKNSREMALLPYTSTAR
- a CDS encoding single-stranded DNA-binding protein, giving the protein MAGETVITVVGNLVDDPELRFTPSGAAVAKFRVASTPRTFDRQTNEWKDGESLFLTCSVWRQAAENVAESLQRGMRVIVQGRLKQRSYEDREGVKRTVYELDVEEVGASLRNATAKVTKTTGRGGQGGQGGYGGGSGGAQGGGGWGGGPGGGQQGGGAPADDPWATGAPAGGNQGGGGGWGGNSGGGGGGGYSDEPPF
- the rpsF gene encoding 30S ribosomal protein S6 codes for the protein MRHYEVMVILDPEVEERAVSPLIENFLSVVRDGGGKVEKVDTWGRRRLAYEIKKKPEGIYSVIDLQAEPAVVKELDRQMNLNESVLRTKVLRPETH
- the femX gene encoding peptidoglycan bridge formation glycyltransferase FemX, producing the protein MSLTLRTISREQHLAYIQSLPSASHMQVPAWADVKAEWRSENLGWFDDRTGEMVGAGLVLYRQLPKIKRYLAYLPEGPVINWFAPNLQEWLEPMLAHLKQQGAFSVKMGPPVIIRRWEAPSIKQGIQNPDVKRLRDIEADHIEPRAFEVADKLRRMGWQQGEDGGAGFGDVQPRYVYQVPLANRSLEEVHKNFNQLWRRNIKKAEKAGVEVVQGGYQDLEEWQRLYEITAIRDHFRPRPLSYFQRMWTALNTEDPNRMRLYFARHNGVNLSAATMLIVGGHVWYSYGASDNIGREVRPSNAMQWRMLRDAYALGATVYDLRGISDSLDETDHLFGLIQFKVGTGGQAAEYLGEWDFPLNKLLHKALDIYMSRR